One genomic region from Candidatus Nitrosopumilus koreensis AR1 encodes:
- a CDS encoding translation initiation factor IF-2, producing the protein MTKAEYENLLKRIQDKLGDTEKGSTARFELPVVDVMWEGQKTFLRNFSEFPKVLRRDPDKVLQYLSKEFAVPAERIGDKAMFIGRRDPDDFTRLFQIYVKDYLECPTCKSPDTKILKENRISFLICEACGAKSTLKGKYA; encoded by the coding sequence GTGACCAAAGCAGAATATGAGAATTTACTCAAAAGGATACAGGATAAACTAGGTGATACTGAAAAGGGATCTACTGCTAGGTTTGAACTCCCTGTCGTAGATGTGATGTGGGAAGGCCAAAAAACTTTCTTGCGTAATTTCTCTGAATTCCCAAAGGTGCTTAGACGAGATCCTGACAAAGTATTGCAATATCTCTCAAAGGAGTTTGCAGTTCCTGCTGAAAGAATTGGTGACAAGGCCATGTTTATTGGAAGACGTGATCCTGATGACTTTACCAGACTGTTTCAAATTTATGTTAAAGATTATCTTGAATGTCCAACTTGCAAAAGCCCTGATACAAAAATTCTAAAAGAAAATCGTATATCATTTTTAATTTGTGAAGCTTGTGGTGCAAAATCTACTCTAAAAGGTAAATATGCATAA
- a CDS encoding DUF424 domain-containing protein, translating into MPFAVRQTDYQRNPMLNICDAELLGKTIVEGELNMHISERYYGERFVEKEEAETLLKNSAIINMVGDETISLSLGLGVGSENGVKKISGVPFLIVFKM; encoded by the coding sequence ATGCCATTTGCAGTACGTCAAACTGATTACCAAAGAAATCCAATGTTGAATATTTGTGATGCAGAACTATTGGGTAAAACAATTGTTGAAGGTGAACTAAACATGCACATCAGTGAAAGATATTATGGAGAAAGATTTGTGGAAAAAGAAGAAGCTGAAACTCTACTAAAAAATTCTGCCATCATTAACATGGTTGGAGATGAAACTATCTCTTTATCTCTTGGATTGGGTGTTGGTTCTGAAAATGGTGTTAAAAAAATCTCTG